CCAAATTCGGCACTAGCATTTGTTATGTCGTGGTCAAATGCACTTGTCAAAGAAATCTTAAAACCAGAAAGTTTGATAATTTCATCAGAAATCGCAGTGGTTATAGCAGACAAGTTTCCCAAGGCGAGGCATCACTACCTGGTGTTGCCCTTGGCAGATATTCCCAGCATCTTTCACGTAAGCAAAGATTTATCCTTAAACGGTTTGCAATCTCCAAATAACTATGAACATACTCTGATCCATTTAGTTGAACCGCAGCCATCTGCCGCTCCTGGAGGAGCTTCATCTTCTGGCCAGGAACGTTGTGGAGGTGAAAGGGCTGCACTGGCAGGACTTCAACGTGGGGTTCCACGCGGAGCCGAGTATGCAAAGGCTCCATTTGCACGTCCTTTCCAGGGACTTTGTATCACCCAGTTTGAAGAACAAAAAGCATTGGAACTCATTCAACACCGAGCTCTTTGTGCCCTACACAAGTAAGGCTT
This genomic stretch from Drosophila yakuba strain Tai18E2 chromosome 3R, Prin_Dyak_Tai18E2_2.1, whole genome shotgun sequence harbors:
- the LOC6535690 gene encoding aprataxin-like protein isoform X2; the protein is MSWSNALVKEILKPESLIISSEIAVVIADKFPKARHHYLVLPLADIPSIFHLNRSHLPLLEELHLLARNVVEVKGLHWQDFNVGFHAEPSMQRLHLHVLSRDFVSPSLKNKKHWNSFNTELFVPYTKLYSQLEKENSISRLSKSLKDELLAKPLICNQCEFVAKNLPTLKEHLVAHLQDPKSIRKRTTSENKRTSSSP
- the LOC6535690 gene encoding aprataxin-like protein isoform X1 → MSWSNALVKEILKPESLIISSEIAVVIADKFPKARHHYLVLPLADIPSIFHLNRSHLPLLEELHLLARNVVEVKGLHWQDFNVGFHAEPSMQRLHLHVLSRDFVSPSLKNKKHWNSFNTELFVPYTSKAFEAGFMRQLEHHEQTKEIEYSELYSQLEKENSISRLSKSLKDELLAKPLICNQCEFVAKNLPTLKEHLVAHLQDPKSIRKRTTSENKRTSSSP